One Negativicutes bacterium genomic region harbors:
- the map gene encoding type I methionyl aminopeptidase, with product MIILKSENEINAMRHAGTILARVLKAVTEAVRPGITTQELDEIAAEVIRKAGCKPSFLGYNGFPSTLCISVNEEVVHGFPGARKLQEGDIVSIDGGVIYEGMHSDSAVTLPVGEISAEKARLLQVTKESLYLGIAQALEGNRLSDISHAVQVHAEAAGYSVVRDLVGHGVGCDLHEDPEIPNYGSPHRGPRLKSGMTLAIEPMINMGRYEVEVEENQWTIVTQDRQPSAHFEHSILITPTGPLILSVDDEEPVE from the coding sequence ATGATTATTCTGAAATCTGAAAACGAAATCAATGCAATGCGGCATGCGGGCACAATCTTAGCCAGGGTTCTCAAAGCGGTGACGGAAGCTGTACGCCCCGGCATCACGACGCAGGAACTGGATGAAATTGCTGCCGAAGTCATTCGCAAAGCGGGATGCAAACCTAGTTTTCTGGGTTATAACGGATTTCCGTCAACATTATGCATTTCTGTGAATGAAGAAGTAGTACATGGCTTCCCCGGTGCAAGAAAGCTGCAGGAAGGTGATATCGTCAGCATTGATGGCGGTGTCATCTACGAAGGAATGCATTCTGATTCGGCTGTCACACTTCCGGTTGGCGAAATCAGCGCTGAGAAAGCACGATTGCTGCAAGTCACAAAAGAAAGTCTTTATTTGGGAATTGCCCAGGCCCTGGAAGGGAACCGCCTCAGCGATATTTCACATGCCGTTCAGGTTCATGCCGAAGCAGCCGGTTATTCGGTTGTGCGTGATCTGGTTGGTCATGGTGTTGGATGTGATTTGCATGAGGATCCCGAGATCCCTAATTACGGATCCCCGCATCGCGGTCCTCGTCTGAAAAGCGGTATGACTTTAGCGATCGAACCCATGATCAACATGGGAAGATACGAAGTTGAAGTGGAAGAGAACCAATGGACTATTGTGACGCAAGACCGACAGCCTTCCGCTCATTTTGAGCATTCCATCTTGATTACGCCAACAGGGCCGCTGATCTTGAGTGTGGATGATGAGGAACCGGTTGAATGA
- the infA gene encoding translation initiation factor IF-1: protein MSKEDVIEVEGKVVEPLPNAMFRVQLENGHIVLAHVSGKLKLNFIRILTGDKVKLEISPYDLSRGRITYRLK from the coding sequence ATGTCCAAAGAGGATGTAATCGAAGTAGAAGGCAAAGTTGTGGAACCATTGCCCAATGCAATGTTCCGGGTTCAGTTGGAGAACGGTCATATCGTATTAGCGCATGTGTCCGGGAAGTTGAAACTGAACTTTATCCGCATCCTCACGGGAGATAAGGTGAAGCTAGAGATTTCGCCTTACGATCTCAGTCGAGGCCGCATTACCTATCGGTTGAAGTAA
- the rpmJ gene encoding 50S ribosomal protein L36 produces MKVRPSVKKMCEKCKIIKRHGRVMVICENPKHKQTQG; encoded by the coding sequence ATGAAGGTTCGGCCGTCTGTTAAAAAGATGTGTGAAAAATGCAAGATCATTAAGCGCCATGGTCGTGTGATGGTGATCTGTGAAAATCCCAAACATAAACAAACACAAGGTTAA
- the rpsM gene encoding 30S ribosomal protein S13 yields the protein MARIAGVDLPREKRVEIGLTYIFGIGLSTSRKVLGQTGISPDTRVRDLTEGDVAKLREVLDHDYKVEGDLRREVTANIKRLVDIGCYRGIRHRRGLPVRGQRTKTNARTRKGPRRSMSGKRK from the coding sequence ATGGCACGTATTGCCGGTGTAGATCTGCCCAGAGAGAAACGTGTGGAAATCGGATTAACGTATATCTTTGGCATTGGTCTTTCAACATCAAGAAAGGTTCTGGGACAAACCGGAATCAGCCCCGATACCCGTGTTCGCGACTTAACGGAAGGTGACGTAGCGAAATTGCGTGAGGTTCTCGACCATGATTATAAGGTCGAAGGGGATTTACGGCGTGAAGTGACCGCCAATATCAAACGCCTGGTAGACATAGGTTGCTACCGTGGCATCCGACATCGCCGCGGCCTGCCGGTTAGAGGGCAGCGCACGAAAACCAATGCGAGAACGCGCAAAGGTCCACGTCGCTCCATGTCCGGTAAAAGGAAATAA
- the rpsK gene encoding 30S ribosomal protein S11 produces the protein MAKAKAVRTKRRERKNIEFGVAHIQSTFNNTIVTITDRTGNAISWATAGGMGFKGSKKSTPFAAQQAAEKAAAAAMEHGMKEVEVLVKGPGSGREAAIRQLQTSGLNISMIKDVTSIPHNGCRPPKRRRV, from the coding sequence ATGGCTAAGGCAAAAGCTGTTCGCACCAAACGTCGTGAACGTAAAAACATTGAGTTCGGCGTTGCGCACATTCAATCTACCTTCAACAATACCATTGTTACCATTACCGATCGAACCGGTAATGCAATTTCCTGGGCTACCGCCGGGGGAATGGGTTTTAAAGGTTCCAAAAAGAGTACTCCCTTTGCTGCTCAACAAGCCGCAGAGAAAGCTGCTGCAGCTGCGATGGAACATGGTATGAAAGAAGTAGAAGTATTGGTCAAAGGACCAGGTTCCGGCCGCGAGGCGGCAATTCGTCAGCTTCAAACATCCGGTTTGAACATCAGCATGATCAAAGATGTTACATCGATTCCCCATAATGGCTGCCGGCCACCCAAACGGCGCCGCGTTTAA
- the rpsD gene encoding 30S ribosomal protein S4, giving the protein MARYTGPVCRLCRREGIKLFLKSERCYTGKCALERRATIPGQHGQGRRGKVSDYGLHLREKQKARRIYGILESQFHRYFALAKRKKGVAGENLLQLLECRLDNVVYRLGFAGNRIEARQLVRHGHFKVNGRRVDIPSYILKVNDVVEIRSKSRASAKFVGLVEALGAKAVVPWLQLDVENLKGLVLRIPSREEIDIPVAENLIIEFYSR; this is encoded by the coding sequence ATGGCTAGATATACCGGACCTGTCTGCAGATTGTGCCGCCGCGAGGGCATTAAGCTCTTTTTAAAGAGTGAACGCTGCTATACCGGCAAGTGCGCTCTGGAGCGCCGTGCCACGATTCCCGGACAACATGGACAGGGTCGTCGCGGTAAAGTATCTGACTATGGTCTGCATTTGCGCGAAAAACAAAAAGCCCGCCGTATTTATGGCATCCTGGAAAGTCAATTCCACCGTTACTTCGCCCTCGCCAAACGTAAAAAAGGCGTTGCCGGTGAAAACTTATTACAATTACTGGAATGCCGTTTAGATAACGTCGTTTATCGTCTTGGTTTTGCCGGCAATCGAATTGAAGCCCGCCAGTTGGTTCGGCACGGACACTTCAAAGTGAACGGTCGTCGGGTGGATATTCCTTCCTACATTTTGAAAGTAAACGATGTCGTTGAAATCAGATCCAAGAGTCGGGCCAGTGCGAAATTCGTTGGTCTGGTGGAAGCACTCGGAGCAAAAGCTGTGGTACCTTGGCTGCAGCTGGATGTTGAGAATTTAAAAGGTTTGGTTTTGCGTATTCCAAGCCGTGAAGAAATTGACATTCCGGTAGCCGAAAACCTGATCATCGAGTTTTATTCCCGTTAA
- a CDS encoding DNA-directed RNA polymerase subunit alpha, which translates to MLEKFDRPKIEIVSITSDDRYGKFCVEPLQRGYGHTLGNSLRRILLSSIDGAAVTAVRIQGVEHEFTTVPGMLEDITEFVLNLKELRLRIFSDEVKTLRIEAQGEGIVQAKDLKLDADVEVLNPELKLATLDADGRLFAEITAERGRGYVSADRNKKNDTTIGTIWVDSIFSPIIRVNYFVENARVGQVTDFDKLTLEVWTDGSIKPQEAVSNGAQIICDLLNPFVALTETHTEAEEIVAHEAGETRQKEDKLRMTIEDLDLSVRSYNCLKRAGINSVSELVNRTEDDMMKVRNLGRKSLEEVIIKLQVLGLSLREQEE; encoded by the coding sequence ATGTTGGAGAAATTTGATCGCCCAAAAATTGAAATTGTCTCCATTACGAGTGACGATCGTTATGGGAAGTTTTGTGTGGAACCTCTCCAACGGGGTTACGGACACACTTTAGGCAATTCTCTTCGTCGTATCCTCCTTTCAAGTATCGACGGAGCCGCAGTCACCGCGGTTCGAATTCAGGGGGTTGAACACGAATTCACGACGGTTCCGGGTATGCTGGAAGATATCACAGAATTTGTGCTGAACCTCAAGGAACTTCGTCTCAGGATCTTCAGCGATGAAGTGAAAACTTTACGAATTGAAGCACAGGGAGAAGGAATCGTTCAGGCAAAGGATTTGAAGCTGGATGCTGATGTGGAAGTCTTAAATCCGGAACTTAAACTGGCAACATTGGATGCCGACGGTCGTCTCTTTGCCGAAATAACGGCGGAGAGAGGACGCGGCTATGTATCGGCCGACCGGAATAAGAAGAACGATACAACGATCGGTACTATTTGGGTTGACTCCATTTTTTCACCCATTATCCGCGTGAATTACTTTGTTGAAAATGCGCGTGTCGGTCAAGTCACTGACTTTGATAAGTTAACGCTGGAAGTTTGGACCGACGGCAGCATCAAACCGCAGGAAGCAGTCAGCAATGGGGCGCAAATCATCTGTGATTTATTGAATCCTTTTGTCGCCCTGACGGAAACTCATACGGAAGCGGAGGAAATTGTGGCTCATGAAGCCGGTGAGACGAGACAGAAGGAAGACAAATTACGCATGACGATTGAGGACCTGGACTTGTCGGTTCGCTCCTACAATTGTTTAAAGCGGGCAGGTATCAATTCGGTATCTGAATTAGTCAACCGTACTGAAGATGATATGATGAAAGTACGCAATCTGGGAAGAAAGTCTTTGGAGGAAGTTATTATCAAACTTCAAGTCCTTGGCTTATCCTTAAGGGAACAGGAAGAATAA
- the rplQ gene encoding 50S ribosomal protein L17, producing MGYRKLGRNTGHRKALLRNLVTSLLEMEQIETTETRAKEVSSIAEKMITLGKRGDLHARRQAAAYLTKESVAKKVFDDVAKRCATRPGGYTRILKLGPRRGDAAPMVLLQLVDGKVEAAKKE from the coding sequence ATGGGCTATCGTAAATTAGGTCGTAATACCGGACATCGTAAAGCCCTTCTCCGTAACCTGGTGACTTCATTATTGGAAATGGAACAAATTGAAACCACGGAAACCCGTGCAAAAGAAGTCAGTTCCATTGCCGAAAAAATGATAACCCTGGGTAAAAGAGGAGATCTCCATGCTCGCCGTCAGGCTGCCGCCTATCTGACCAAAGAAAGTGTGGCAAAGAAAGTCTTTGACGACGTAGCGAAGCGTTGTGCGACCCGCCCCGGCGGCTATACACGGATTTTGAAATTAGGCCCCCGGCGCGGGGACGCTGCCCCTATGGTGCTGCTGCAATTGGTGGACGGCAAAGTAGAAGCAGCCAAAAAGGAATAA
- a CDS encoding energy-coupling factor transporter ATPase, with product MTGQTLLIETRNLSHAFQGPDDQEIQALDSVNMTIASGEFVVILGANGSGKSTLAKHLNALLLPTEGTVWVDGLDTAREEALWTIRQNVGMVFQNPDNQIVATIVEDDVAFGPENLGLPPALIRERVAEALVMVDMSEFRQHAPHLLSGGQKQRVAIAGIVAMRPKIVVLDEATAMLDPQGRREVMAAIQRLRSEGMTVILITHHMNEAVLADRIILLDQGRIVDQGTPHEIFQKREQMKALGLDIPQIAQLAALLKADHLIEQDDLLTVEEMVKQLCPSS from the coding sequence ATGACAGGCCAAACTCTGCTGATAGAAACCAGGAACTTGAGCCATGCGTTTCAAGGTCCGGATGATCAGGAGATTCAAGCGCTTGATTCTGTTAATATGACAATCGCTTCCGGGGAATTTGTGGTGATTTTAGGTGCCAACGGCTCCGGTAAGTCTACCTTGGCCAAACACCTGAACGCTCTGTTGCTTCCAACGGAAGGAACTGTTTGGGTGGATGGTCTGGATACTGCCAGGGAGGAAGCGCTTTGGACGATTCGGCAAAATGTCGGGATGGTCTTTCAAAACCCAGACAATCAGATCGTGGCAACCATCGTAGAAGATGATGTCGCTTTCGGTCCGGAAAACTTAGGGCTTCCCCCTGCTCTCATCCGGGAGCGGGTTGCGGAAGCCCTTGTCATGGTTGACATGAGTGAATTCAGGCAGCATGCTCCTCATTTATTGTCCGGCGGTCAGAAACAACGTGTGGCAATTGCCGGAATTGTTGCGATGCGTCCGAAAATTGTCGTTTTGGATGAAGCGACTGCCATGCTGGATCCGCAGGGACGCAGGGAAGTAATGGCGGCGATTCAGCGGCTGCGCAGTGAAGGGATGACGGTGATTTTGATCACCCATCACATGAACGAGGCGGTCCTGGCGGATCGTATCATCCTGCTGGATCAGGGCCGGATTGTTGACCAGGGCACTCCGCATGAAATTTTCCAAAAACGAGAGCAAATGAAGGCATTGGGTTTGGATATTCCTCAGATTGCGCAATTGGCGGCTTTACTGAAGGCCGATCATCTGATCGAGCAGGATGATTTGCTTACTGTGGAAGAGATGGTGAAACAATTATGTCCATCATCTTAA
- a CDS encoding energy-coupling factor transporter ATPase, whose protein sequence is MSIILKNVGLVYSPGTPFAAFALQDINLEIGSGKLVAIIGHTGSGKSTLVQVMAGLEQPSNGEVTLDGIVLYKKSTDRKQLRRKVGMVFQYPEHQLFEETVEKELTFGLQKQGRGEEEIRAQMEKAMQFAQLAPDLLSRSPFELSGGQMRRLAIASVIAMEPDYLIMDEPTAGLDPAGRDEILSGLAKWQRQTKKTVILVSHSMEDVAKLAEEILVLSDGRLVMSGDTKSIFARGEELQQVGLDVPQVTALMMELKRKGWQVPTDVISVEEAYASISAQLRRGRP, encoded by the coding sequence ATGTCCATCATCTTAAAAAACGTCGGTCTGGTCTACAGTCCGGGTACTCCTTTTGCTGCCTTTGCCTTACAAGATATCAATTTGGAAATCGGCAGCGGCAAATTGGTGGCAATCATTGGGCATACCGGTTCCGGAAAATCAACCCTCGTGCAGGTCATGGCCGGTCTGGAGCAACCCAGCAACGGGGAAGTGACGCTGGACGGTATTGTTTTGTACAAAAAAAGCACAGACAGAAAACAGCTGCGCAGGAAAGTCGGGATGGTCTTCCAATATCCGGAGCATCAGTTATTTGAAGAAACCGTCGAAAAAGAACTCACTTTCGGTTTGCAGAAACAGGGCAGAGGCGAAGAGGAAATTCGCGCTCAAATGGAAAAGGCGATGCAGTTTGCCCAATTAGCACCGGATTTGCTCAGCCGGTCCCCTTTTGAATTATCCGGCGGTCAAATGCGGCGATTGGCGATTGCTTCCGTCATTGCGATGGAACCGGATTATCTGATTATGGATGAACCGACAGCCGGTCTCGATCCGGCCGGCCGCGACGAGATCTTGAGTGGTTTGGCCAAATGGCAGCGTCAAACGAAGAAGACAGTCATCTTAGTCTCCCATAGTATGGAGGATGTTGCGAAACTGGCGGAGGAAATTCTGGTGTTAAGCGATGGCCGCCTGGTGATGTCGGGTGATACGAAGAGTATTTTTGCCCGTGGGGAAGAGCTGCAGCAAGTGGGACTCGATGTTCCGCAGGTAACCGCTTTGATGATGGAGTTGAAGCGGAAAGGCTGGCAGGTCCCCACCGATGTGATCAGTGTGGAGGAAGCCTATGCCAGTATTTCCGCACAGCTCAGGAGGGGACGGCCATGA
- a CDS encoding energy-coupling factor transporter transmembrane protein EcfT — protein sequence MNLLRGVTIGQHYPLNSPIHHLDPRFKICFVFIYITALFTANGPFAYTVLLLFCLMVIYLSKIPFKLILRGLKPVLWIVGFTLLLHSFSTAEGEILWQWWRFTLYSGGILRGVMMSSRLILLISLTSLLTLTTSPIALTDGLEMLMKPLQRLGFPAHELAMMMTIALRFVPTLIEEADKIIKAQTARGADFEQGGLISRAKNLLPVLVPLFISAFRRADDLAIAMEARCYRGGEHRTRMKELKSGGNDWIALLILLACFTLILLLRLSGLDVWQVAGN from the coding sequence ATGAATTTATTACGGGGAGTGACCATTGGCCAGCATTATCCTCTCAATTCGCCGATCCATCATCTGGATCCGCGCTTTAAGATTTGTTTTGTGTTTATCTATATTACGGCACTGTTTACCGCGAACGGGCCGTTCGCCTACACGGTTCTGCTTCTGTTTTGCTTAATGGTCATCTATTTGTCTAAAATCCCTTTTAAGCTGATTTTGCGGGGGCTGAAGCCTGTCCTATGGATCGTTGGCTTTACCCTGCTCCTGCACAGTTTTAGCACCGCTGAGGGAGAGATCCTCTGGCAATGGTGGCGGTTCACTCTGTACAGCGGCGGTATTCTGCGCGGTGTGATGATGTCAAGCCGTCTGATTCTGCTGATCAGTCTGACCTCGCTGCTGACCTTAACGACCTCGCCCATTGCCTTAACCGACGGATTGGAAATGCTGATGAAGCCGTTGCAGCGCTTAGGCTTCCCTGCCCATGAATTGGCGATGATGATGACCATTGCCTTGCGTTTCGTGCCGACTCTGATTGAAGAAGCGGATAAAATCATCAAAGCGCAGACAGCCAGAGGTGCGGATTTCGAGCAGGGCGGTTTAATTTCCCGCGCCAAGAATCTGCTGCCTGTCTTGGTTCCTCTCTTCATCAGCGCATTTCGCCGGGCTGATGATCTCGCCATCGCAATGGAAGCACGCTGTTATCGCGGCGGCGAACACCGCACCCGCATGAAAGAATTGAAAAGCGGCGGCAATGATTGGATTGCCCTGCTGATTCTCTTGGCTTGCTTTACGCTCATTCTTCTACTCAGACTGTCCGGGCTGGATGTCTGGCAGGTTGCGGGGAATTAA
- the truA gene encoding tRNA pseudouridine(38-40) synthase TruA, producing MKSIRLNIQYDGSRYHGWQRQANSLTIQQLIEEAITRLSGESVSLCGAGRTDAGVHALNQWANFKTESSIPAEKWSLALNHILPSDIRIMHSEECQPLWHARFVPHQKTYRYTIETAPVASPFRQAYVWHRRGDLQFASLQAAAALVLGEHDFSAFCASHSEVKNKVRRVAVSQWRQEDTRLIYSITGNGFLYNMVRLLVGFMVEIASGKREVQQMQSFLSDACHCKAGFTVPPQGLCLYEIVYEEMPVLLDISTNID from the coding sequence ATGAAAAGCATTCGTTTGAATATACAGTATGACGGCAGCCGGTATCACGGCTGGCAGCGTCAAGCAAATAGTTTGACGATTCAGCAGCTGATTGAAGAAGCTATCACACGGCTAAGCGGGGAAAGCGTTAGTCTCTGCGGGGCAGGCCGTACCGATGCCGGCGTCCATGCGCTGAATCAATGGGCCAATTTTAAAACAGAAAGTTCCATTCCGGCGGAAAAATGGTCTCTGGCGCTGAATCATATCCTGCCAAGCGATATCCGCATCATGCATTCCGAAGAGTGTCAGCCGCTCTGGCATGCCCGCTTCGTACCGCATCAAAAGACCTATCGTTATACCATTGAAACGGCTCCGGTGGCTTCTCCTTTTCGGCAGGCGTATGTCTGGCATCGCCGGGGGGATTTGCAATTCGCCAGCCTGCAGGCGGCCGCAGCGTTGGTGCTGGGAGAGCATGATTTCAGTGCTTTTTGTGCGTCACATAGCGAAGTGAAGAACAAGGTGCGTCGCGTTGCCGTCTCACAGTGGCGGCAGGAAGACACACGTTTGATCTACAGCATCACCGGAAACGGGTTTCTCTATAATATGGTTCGTCTGCTGGTTGGATTTATGGTGGAAATCGCTTCCGGTAAGCGGGAGGTGCAACAGATGCAGAGCTTTCTGAGTGATGCCTGCCATTGTAAAGCCGGCTTTACGGTACCGCCGCAGGGACTTTGTCTGTATGAGATAGTTTATGAAGAAATGCCTGTGCTACTTGACATCAGCACAAATATTGACTAA
- the rplM gene encoding 50S ribosomal protein L13 yields the protein MRTTYMAKSSEVIDKWWIIDASGLVLGRVAADVAAILRGKHKPTFTPHVNCGDHVIIINADKIVLTGNKLDQKFDEHYSGYWSGLKRVPYRILMDKHPERALENAVKGMLPHTRLGKQMMKKCRIYASPEHPHEAQCPEVWAIGNK from the coding sequence GTGCGTACGACCTATATGGCCAAATCTTCTGAAGTGATCGATAAATGGTGGATCATTGATGCAAGCGGTTTGGTGTTGGGACGCGTAGCAGCCGATGTGGCGGCAATTCTGCGTGGCAAACACAAACCAACCTTTACTCCTCACGTCAATTGCGGTGATCATGTTATCATTATCAACGCCGACAAAATTGTTCTGACCGGAAACAAATTGGATCAGAAATTTGACGAGCATTATTCCGGATATTGGAGCGGCTTAAAGCGCGTTCCGTATCGTATTCTTATGGATAAGCATCCTGAGCGCGCTTTGGAAAATGCCGTCAAAGGCATGTTGCCGCATACTCGTCTTGGCAAACAGATGATGAAAAAATGCCGCATCTATGCCAGCCCCGAGCATCCTCATGAAGCACAATGCCCTGAAGTCTGGGCAATCGGCAACAAATAA
- the rpsI gene encoding 30S ribosomal protein S9 translates to MVQYRIKNYATGRRKSSVAQVRLIPGTGNIIVNNRGIDEYFGLATLKLIIRQPLVLTKTEADYDVICKVEGGGNSGQAGAIRHGISRALCSIDAEMRPTLKKAGFLTRDQRMKERKKYGLKKARKAPQFSKR, encoded by the coding sequence GTGGTACAATATCGCATTAAAAATTATGCTACCGGCCGCCGCAAGAGTTCTGTGGCTCAGGTTCGTTTGATTCCCGGAACCGGTAATATCATTGTGAATAATCGTGGCATTGACGAATATTTCGGTCTTGCCACCTTAAAGCTGATTATTCGTCAACCTTTGGTTCTTACCAAAACCGAAGCGGATTATGATGTCATCTGCAAAGTGGAGGGCGGCGGCAATTCCGGTCAAGCCGGTGCGATCCGTCATGGTATCTCCCGTGCGCTCTGCTCGATTGATGCGGAAATGCGTCCGACCTTGAAAAAGGCTGGTTTTCTCACCCGCGATCAACGGATGAAAGAACGTAAAAAATACGGCTTAAAGAAAGCACGCAAAGCGCCGCAGTTCTCCAAACGTTAA